The Methanocella arvoryzae MRE50 DNA window ATAACTGTGCCGGTGTTCTGGTTCTTCATCTTCGCCGCGGCGTCCGCCGCCGTGGACTTCGTGTCCACGCACGCGATCTCGCTTGTCATAACGTCCTTGATTTTCATGAACATCCCCTACTGTAAGTTCTGAATCAGGTATCTGCCCGCGTGAATATTAGGCTATTTCGAGTTTCGGGCAACATCCGGGGCTGGTCATGACAAATGTGCTGCTGCTACTGTTTGAACAGGGCTTCCATGAGCCTTGTCGCAAAAGGCTTTGCGACCGGCTGCGTGTCTCGCTTGCGGCCGGAGATGGTTTCGGCGACGTGGTAGATCTCTTTCGACGTTTTAGAGCAGGGGCTGGCGAGGATGGCGGGCACCTTATCTTTCCGGCGCATATCCCCGTCCTCGGGCAGCATGGCGATCACCGGGGTGCCGAAGTACTGCTCGATCTGGGACCGGCTGTACTGGTGGCCGGTCATGTCGTATCGGTTTAAGACGATGCCGGGCACCCGGACGTCCAGGATGCGGGCCATCTCCTGCACCTTCAGGCCGTCGATCATGCTGCCCTCGTCAGGATTGAGCACGAGGAGCAGGTAGTCGGAAGCATACAGGGACAGGGCAACTTCTTTGTTGTAGCCCGCAGGGGTGTCGATCACGATGAAGTCGGCATCCCTGGAAAAGTGGCTTATGACGTCGCCGAGCAGATTCCGGTCCATGCCCAGGAAGCCCGCGATGGACAGCCCGCTGGGCACTATGCGAAGCCTGTTGTTGAAAGCCCGGTAGACGGCTTTGTCAGGCTCCGCTTTGCCGGACAGGACTTCGTGCAGCGTGGCTTTCATGCACTGGACATCGATGCCCATGTACGAGGCCATGTTGCTCATGCTGGTGTCGGCGTCGAGCAGGACTGTGTCGAAGCCCATTTCGGCGAGCGCGATGCCGAGGTTGATGGAAAAGGTGGTCTTGCCCGTGCCGCCTTTGCCTGCGCCGACTGAGATAACGACAGCTGCCTTTTCAGCTGCAGGAAGCTCCCTGGCGGGTTCTTCTCCGGCCGGGGGCTGCTCCGGGGAAGGCGCCGGGATTTCCGGCGGGGGAATTTTCGCGATGGGATCGATGGCCGTGTCCTCGAAGATCAGTCTGGGAGGGAGGCCGCCCATGGTGGAGAGAAGGGCGGCATCCCGGTCAGTCGGCCGTTTTTTCGAGGATGGGTCCCGCAGGGTCTCCCGGGGCAGAGAGGTGTAAACGAGTTCCCGCACTTCCCCGGGCTTCAGGCCTGCCACCCGCCAGGTGATCTTTCCGGCAGAGGCAGTGGCGGCAGGAACGATACCGCCCGATTTAGCGAAGCATAACAGGCCGGAGATATCCGCCGGATAGGCATCCTCGACAGTGGCCTGGCAAACCGACTGGCCGTTGTTTCTGACGATGATCACCATGCGGCCGCCGGCCGCGTCCCAGTATTTCCTGACCTCGATGCCTGACTGTTCCATAGGAGCACCAATGACTTATTTACAATATCTTGCATATAATGCTTTCTGGCCTGTGCCTGGCCTGACCATCACCAGCCCCATAGTAGCGCATGGCCTTCATACAGTTGGTTCTAGCAGGTCACAGCGAGGCGTTCTCGGAGATTTTTATATAAGCGCTGGCTACGAAGGGTTTTAATACGTAAAAGTCAATAGGCACATGAACACTATGGCAATCCCGGTCATCTCTATCCTTGAAAGCTATTCAGTTTACACGAACCAGGAGATCAAGAGAATCCTAGACAGCCGCAGGAAAGTCGGGCTGCTCGGAGACATGATGATGTATCACCTGGGATGGAGGGATGAGGAGTTGAACCCGTGCGAGGCCAAGGGCGGAAAACAGCTCAGGTCCACCATGTGCCTGCTGGCCTGCGAGGCGATCAGCGGCAAGTTCGACAACGCGCTGCCGGGGGCTGCTGCCGTCGAGCTGGTCCACAACTTCTCCCTCATTCACGACGACATAGAGGATGGGGACGAGACGCGCCGCCACCGGCCCACAGTGTGGAAGCTCTGGGGCGTTCCCCAGGCGATCAACACCGGAGATGCCATGGATGTCGTCTCCTACATAGCCATATTAGAGCTGAAGGTCAAGCCCGAGACCATGATTAAGGTCCTGCGGGTCTTCAACGACACCATCATGCAGCTCTGCGAAGGCCAGTACCTGGACATGGACTTCCAGACCAGAAAGACCGTCACTGTGGAAGAGTACATCGAGATGATCACCGGCAAGACCGCCGCCCTCATCGAGGCATCCACCGCCATCGGCGCCATGGCAGCCACAGACGACCAGAAGGTCATCGACCACTTCAAGGCCTTCGGCCACAAGATCGGCATAGGCTTCCAGATCCAGGACGACCTGCTGGGCATCTGGGGCGACCCCTCCAAGACCGGCAAGTCCGCGAGGAACGACATCAGGAACAAGAAGAAGACGTTACCTGTATTATACGCCCTGCAGTACTCGAAGCAGAAGGAAGAGCTGAAACAGCTGTACGCCAAAGAGCAGTTCTCCGAAGCCGACATCGACCGGGTCTTCCAGATCCTCACCGAAGCCGGCGCCTATGAGTACACCATGAAGACCGCTCACCGGTACAGAGACGAAGCCTTAGCCGAGCTGGAAGGCCTCTGCCCCGGCAGCAGAGCCATGGACGATCTCATTGCCATCGGCCGGTTCCTGGTTGACAGGGATTACTGAACACTTTTCTCACCTTTTCTTTTCCGGGAGCCCCGCGGCGGCAGACCGGAAAAGCTTTAATAACACTGGCCTCATGAGTCTAAATACTAATTTCCCGGAGGGAAAACGATGAGCGTCCATGATGTCCTGGAGAAGGTGAAGCGGGGAGAGATCGGCGTAGAAGAGGCGGAGCGGCTGCTGAAGATCGACTACGTGGAGAGGATCGGCAACCACACCGTCTTCGACATGTCCAGGGAGGCCCGGTCCGGCATCCCGGAGGTGATCTACGCAGAGGGCAAGACGCCGGCGAAGGTCGGGGAGATCGTGGAGGCAGTCGTGAGGCAGAAGGGCATGATAAGCGTGTCCCGGGCTTCCGAGGCAGACCACGCGGAGATCATCAGGCGCATCGGCAGCGACGGTGTCATCCACAGGCCCGAGGCCAGGATGATCGTGGTGGACAGGCGGAAGGAGAAGCCGGCGAAGACGGGTAAGGTCGGCGTCCTGACCGCGGGCACCTCGGACATTCCGGTGGCCGAGGAGGCCGCGATTATCGCAGAGGTCATGGGCTGCGAAGTGATCCGGGGCTACGACGTCGGAGTTGCAGGAATCCACAGGCTCCTGGACCCGCTCAAGCTGATGATCTCCGAGGGCGTCGCCTGCATTATCGTAGTCGCGGGCATGGAGGGCGCGCTCCCCTCCGTAGTGGCAGGCATCGCGCCGGTCCCCGTAATAGGCGTGCCCACCAGTATCGGATATGGCCTGGGAGCCGGCGGCATCGGCGCGCTGACGACGATGCTCCAGTCCTGCTCCCCCGGCCTGGTGGTCGTCAACATCGACAACGGGTTCAACGCGGGCGCCACAGCGGCGCTCATCGCGAGGCTTAAAAATAGCTAAAAGCTAAAAAATATGCCCGACACCCGGCCCCTGGCCGGAAAGTGTCGGCCGTATTCTTTTCTCTTATTATATCACTGCTCAGCAGACTCCACAGCTGCTGATGCCGCAGCCACCAAGGCCGCCGATGCCGCAGCCGCCGAGACCATAGCCACCGAGACCATAGCCACCGAAGAACGGGCTGCCAAAGCCACCGAGACCATAGCCGCCGAAGCCGCCGAGGAACGGGCTGCCAAAGCCGCCGAAGCCGAGGCCGCCGAGACCCAGGCCTCTGAAGCCAAGACCTCTGAAGCCGAGGCCGCCAAAGCCGAGGTTGTTAAAGCCGAGGCCGCCAAGGCCGCCGAAGCCGCCGAAACCTGTGGTCAGTGCAGATGCGCTGCTGGCCGCGCTGGCGCCGCCGAAACCCGCGCCCGCACTGGAGAGCGCAGATGCGCTTCCCAGCTGTGCCGAGGCCGGTGCTGCCACGAGAAAGCCGATTACCAATGCCGCGAAGGCATACATAGCGATTCTACTTAGGTTTGTCAGAAGTTTTCCCCCTACAAAAAGTAATCACTGCCACCGACGATAAAAAGGCTAGGCCAGAAAATCACAAAAGCGGCGATTAGAACAGGTGTGTTACAGATAACAAGGGCAAGGGCAGGCCGCTATGGTTTACGGCACACAGAGGCTGGGGATGGAAGCAGTTACCATCCCGCCTTTCCGGTCGTCTCCCGGATGAAGCCCGTCAAAATAAGCGGAAGCGCTCCGGGCAGAGCCGGAACGCCGATCCATATTGGTCTGAGGTTTTAAGTGGAGCTTACCAGAACACCCGCTGCTGCCACCAGGGGTTCCACAGTCCCCAGTTGTTGAAGCCGAGACCGCCCCACCTGTTGAACCACGGGTTCCAGCCTCCGAGGCCAAGACCCCAGCCGCCGAAGAACGGGCTGCCAAAGCCGCCGAAACCGCCGAGGCCGAAGCTGCTGGCGCTGGCACTGCTGGCTGCACTGGCGCCGCCGAATCCTCCGAAGCCACCGCCTGCCGCTGCAGAGCTGCTCGCCGCTGCCGAGGCCTGTGCAGCCGCGGGCGTCGCCATCATGGTGGCGATTGCCAGTGCCACAAATGCGAATGTCGCAATTTTCCTTATGTCTGTCATGTGTATCCCCTACAATATTAGATTGATCAGAATGATGATAAAAAGCTGGCATAAACTCGCTGACCACAGTGCATCTAAAATCTATTTTATACAGATAATTTTAATACTCTCCCCGCCCAACCAGATGTTGACACCAGCTATATGTTGACAGTAATCGGGGAGTGAGGCAAAGGCAGGCCGCACCTGACGCCGTCTGGACCGCCGCACTCGAGGCATGAAAAACTTTTTGAACAGCCGTGGTACACAATTGTGTTACACAATTGTGTTGCACAATTGCGCACATTCGAAAGTCACAGATTCACACGACAATGCCAGCCCAGACCACCAACGTCATATTCGGCGTCGACATCGTTCACGGGTCCAGCCGGTCCCGGGAAACTCCCCGGTACGCTCTCGTTATCCTGAATGGCGAAGTCGAGCGCTTCCCGGACATCAGCCTTTTTAAGCTTTTACGGATGATCCGCCAGTACCGACCGGACATACTCGCAGTGGACAGCATCACCGAGCTTGCCCCGAACAGGAAAGAGCTTATCGCCCTGCTGAAGCGCCTGCCGGCCGACGTCAGGCTGGTCCAGGTGACCGGCAACGAGCACCAGGAGCCGCTAACCCGGCTGGCCAAGGACAGGGGCATCACGTTCAACCCGCTTAACCCGGTGGAGGAGGCGTTCGCGTGCGCCTGCCTCGCCGCCATGGGAGTCGGGTACATAGTATCCGTGTTCGAGGACAGGACGATCATCAAGGTCAGCCGGGCACGGTCTCTGGGCAGGGGCGGGTGGAGCCAGAACCGGTACCGCCGCAAAGTCCAGGGCAGGGTGAGGGAGAAGGTGAGAGACATCGAGGCGAAGCTGAAAGCCATAGATCACGAGGCAAGCGTGACCCAGGGCTTCGGAGGCCTGGTCAACGGCACCTTCGTCGTTAATAAGAAGCGGTCCGAACTGGGCGCCTTAATACACAATTCCCGGGAGGAAGACGTACAGGTGACAGTAACCAGTGTAGAGAAAGATACCATCGAGTTCATACCGCTGGAGAAAAAAGTCAGAGAGCACCTGATCGTCGGCGTTGACCCCGGGACCACGATCGGCGTCGCGGTGCTGAACCTGCAGGGCGAGCTCAAAGGCCTGATCAGTTCCCGGGTCATGTCCATCCCGGACGTGATCGAGTACATCCGGGAGTTCGGCAAGCCGGTAATCGTGGCCACTGACGTGGTGCCCCCGCCAGACACCGTGGAGAAGATCAAGAGGTCGTTCAAGGCCACGCTGTTCGCCCCTGACGAGCGCATCTCGGTGGATGAGAAGGTCAGGCTGGGCAAGCCTTATGGCTATAACAACGACCACGAGCGGGACGCGTTATCGGCCGCGGTCAAGGCGTTCAACACCTACAAGAACAAGTTCGCTCAGATCGACCGCAAGGCGCCGTCTCACCTGGCTAACGACGTGAAGGCCATGGCCATCGGCGGCACCGCGATAGATGCTGCGATCAGCCGGCTGATACCGAAGCCGGCTGCGAAATCCCGGGCAACCGCGCCTGCTCCCGGGCCTGTCGAGGGCAATGCGGATGTGGAGGCCAGGCTGGCAGAGCTTCGGGAGCAGATCAGGAAGAAGGACGAGCAGATCGAGAACCTCCGCGCCTACGTGTCCGAGCTGAAGCGTGAAGCCCGGGACGCCAGACAGAGGCTGGAGGCCAGAGAGCGCAAGCTAAACAGCTTACAGCAGCGCGGCCTCGACGACCTGCGAAAGAGTAAGGAGATCACGATCAGGGACAAGGAGATCGACCGGCTCAAGAAGGAGGTCTACGACGAGCGTAAGCGGAACGCGGAGCTCAGGTCTAACATCGACCGGCTCAAGCAGATCCGGGTGCTGGAGTTCAGGGGCGACAAGTCCCCGGTCAAGATCATCGAGAACCTGAGCAAGGACGCCATCATGGCCTGCGATAAGAAGCTGGGCCTCAAGCCCGGGGACATCGTTTTCATCAGAGACGCGGGCGGCGGCCCGCAGGCGGCCTCGATGCTCATCGAAAAGGGAGTCAGGGTCGTCATCCGGGGCACCTTCATGTCCCACCTGGCCGAGGAAAAGTTCCTCGAGGCGAAGATGCCCGTCGTCTCGAAGGAGGACGTCGGCCTCAAGCTCGTCGACGACTTCGCGGTGCTGGACAGCCACAAGCTGGATGCCGCCATCGAACGGTGGAAGCAGTTGCTGGCGAAGAGAGAGAAGGAGAAGAACGTCGAGTGGTTCAACGGCATCATCGCCGACTACAAGTCCGAGCGCCGGCGGGAGTACCGCAAAGAGCAGCGGCAGAGCGTGAACCAGTACCTGGGCGACTATACCGACGAGGAGTAGGCCGGCCAGAAGGCCGGCCAGAGATGCCCTGAGTGGCGCGCGCTCAATGTATTCCGGTATCCGAAATCAGCGCATTATTCTGGCCTGGCTGGTGTAGTAAGGCCGGGAGATGTCGACGCCGGTGACCTGCTCTGTGTCCGCGTCGACGTACGTCTTTATGAGCAGGTATGGGGTCACGTCTGTGTTTTTCAGCCGGTACTTGTGCTCGGTGACATCGATCCATGTGTTTCTGTCGGCCATGTAGCTGGTATCGAGGGTGACGGGGCTGTCGCCGGTGACGCTTCCCTCGGCCACTCCCAGCTGGTCGTGGATGCCCGGCAGGACGTTTTCCATGTAGTGCTGGTAGGCGACGTTCTGGACCAGCGTGGCGGTGAATCCGGCTACCGAATGCGTGGACCGGTCGACGACGTAGGTGACCGACCAGCCGGAGGCCCGGGTATAGTTGCCGGCATAGTACTGGCCGAGCCCGATCTTCACTTTTCCGGCTTCTACGTCTCCGGGCGGCCCGATGATCATGCGGTACGGGTCGGCGGGATCGATGACGGCAGAGTAGTAAGGCGTGGTAAGGTAGTCGGCCTCTATCGTGATCCCCTCCTGGCCGAGGTCCCGGTACTCGTCCTGGTGGGCTTCCACCCACGCCATTTTGGCGGCCTGCATGTCAGGCAGGTAGTCGGTCATGATCGCCCTGGAAATTTCTCTCTGCTGCTGCTTATAATACTCAAGCTCCTCGGTGGCGGACTGCAGCGCGAGGTAGTTCAGCGCGCAGGCTATCAGCGCAACGATAAGTACTGCGGCCAGCGTCGCATACAGAAGCTGTTTTAGTCTGTCCATGATCATGCCTGCGTAGTGCTCTTCTACCATAATTGGGTACGGGGGTATATCAACTTACGGGCGCTGCCCGAAAGATTGATAAGGCTTATGGCTCATGAAAAGCATTATTTGATCGACCTGCCGCACCGCCGGACCGGGTGTGCCATGGCTTCTCAGTACGGTGAAAAAATGGATATATCCGTAGTCATCCCCGCGTATAACGAGGAAAAGTACCTGGAGAGGTGCCTCAAGTCGCTTCAGCGCCAGCAGTTCGGCGGGAACTACGAGGTCATCGTCTCGGATGACAGCAGCACCGACGGGACGGCAAAGCTAGCGGAAGCGCTCGCCGACAGGGTGATCACCCACCCCAAGAGCACCATTTCTCAAGGCCGACAGATCGGCGCAGACGCCTCGAAGTACGAGGTCATCGCCTTCACCGACGCCGACACGTTCATTCCCCCCAACTGGCTATCCAGCTTAGCCTCCAGCCTCGAAGACCCTGAGGCGGCCGGCGTACACGGGAACCTGATGCCGCTGGACGGCAACCGGCTGGAAAACCACTTTTGCAGGTACGTGTTACCACCGTACTCGAAGCTGATGGTGAAGATCAACAGGCCCTCTGTCCCCGGCGCCAACTTCGCCGTCAGGAGAGACGCCTTCAACAAGGCCGGCGGCTTCAACGTCCGCCTCTCCACCGGGGAAGACGTAGAATTGTGCAACCGCATCAAATGCTTCGGGCGCATCCTTTTTAATCCAGAGTCGGTCGTCTACGTCTCGACCAGGCGCATCCGCAAATGGGGGTACATGAAAACCGTTTCTTTCCACATCACCAATACTTTGAGATTACACGCCTTCGGGTACGGGGAGATGGAGTACGAGCCAGTGCGTTAAATCAAAAAGGTAAATTCCTGGCGCCTATAAGCCTCGACTTTTAATCGCAAAGACGCAAGGCGGGCTGTCCTATAATTCGTGTTCGTTAAACAATAAGGAGATAAGTATCATTTTTAGAGAATCCGTATGATCTTATCCTATATGTTCGCCCGCCAGGACGCCTGCACTTGCAGGCGTCCGATGCGGGCGATCCGATGACGATCGCTGCGCTGTGCCTGGACACAGATTGTACAGATTAGACAGATTAGACAGATGGTCATCGAATCAGGATGGTAAAGACGACCATTTCTTGATTATATATTGAGTTCATCTGTGCAATCTGTACAATCTGTTAAATCTGCGTCCCAGCACAGCGCAGCGATCGTCTTGCTGTTTCACCGGACCAGGACAATCAGAAAACGCACAGCACAGCGATCGTATGAGGATCGCCTTCGAGAACGCCTGCCATTGGCAGGCGTTCAAAAGGCGAGCATCCTGAAATAATACAATTCTACATTTGGGTAGCATATTATCTTAACAGGCAACCGCAATGAATTATGAGACAGCCTGAAAAGCGCAAGGGCGCAATAGTTTTCCGAAATGTCTTTGCGTCCTGGAGCCCTGGCGCCCTGGCGCCCTGGCGCCCTATGAAACTTGTTGTTTCGGCGAGGGTTGCAAGGCCGCCAAGCACTCGCCTTATGAAAAATGGAATATTCAGGTAGAGGCTACGAAAAATTAGAAGTTGGCCCGGGTGAGTCGAAAATACCGCCAAGAGCGCCAAGGAGCCAAGCTCGCCAAGAGCTATTTTTCACGGAACGCCAAGAGGCCAAGCATGCTAAGGGCTTTTTCGATCTGAACCACACCAATCACTAAAATTATAGCTTGGCGTGCTTGGCCTCTTGGCGAGCTTGGCGGCTTTACAAGCGCAGAAACTAGGAACTGCCAGTTATTCATCACTTATGCCTGATCAAGACTCCGATCATCACCCGACTCTTTGCGAATTAAATACGAGGCGGCATGTCGCCGATATATCGCATGCATGAGCTTCAGTCGCCTTTAGTAATCTTCTCATAATCTACGTGGGCCCGCACGATTTTGGGCAGCCTGCCATAGGTGGCCATCTTGTCGCCGATGATGCCGACGGCGCCGGTGACCTCTGGTATTTCTTTTAAGAAGTCGAAGGCCGTGGCCAGCGATGCCACGTCGACGATGCGGTTGCCGAGGGCGGTGGCGGCTGCGTCCGCCAGGGAAACGTCGTCCGAGATGACAAGCGCAGCGTCGGAGTTACCGAAGCTGATGGAGGGGCCGACTGTCGCGGAGGAGGTGCATACTCCGAGGATAGTGTCCCGGGGCGGTATTTCGAGGCCCAGGCCTTTGATGGGCGATTCCCCGGCATAGATGCCGACGACCACGGGCTCGTCGTTGACAAGAGCGATGTCACCGCCGTTGTCCACTAACGCGTATTTCGCTCCGGCCGCTGCCATCGCCTCCACAGCCATGCACCCGATGGTACCGGCAACCGCCGCCATCGGGCCGAC harbors:
- a CDS encoding polyprenyl synthetase family protein; translated protein: MAIPVISILESYSVYTNQEIKRILDSRRKVGLLGDMMMYHLGWRDEELNPCEAKGGKQLRSTMCLLACEAISGKFDNALPGAAAVELVHNFSLIHDDIEDGDETRRHRPTVWKLWGVPQAINTGDAMDVVSYIAILELKVKPETMIKVLRVFNDTIMQLCEGQYLDMDFQTRKTVTVEEYIEMITGKTAALIEASTAIGAMAATDDQKVIDHFKAFGHKIGIGFQIQDDLLGIWGDPSKTGKSARNDIRNKKKTLPVLYALQYSKQKEELKQLYAKEQFSEADIDRVFQILTEAGAYEYTMKTAHRYRDEALAELEGLCPGSRAMDDLIAIGRFLVDRDY
- a CDS encoding glycosyltransferase, which translates into the protein MDISVVIPAYNEEKYLERCLKSLQRQQFGGNYEVIVSDDSSTDGTAKLAEALADRVITHPKSTISQGRQIGADASKYEVIAFTDADTFIPPNWLSSLASSLEDPEAAGVHGNLMPLDGNRLENHFCRYVLPPYSKLMVKINRPSVPGANFAVRRDAFNKAGGFNVRLSTGEDVELCNRIKCFGRILFNPESVVYVSTRRIRKWGYMKTVSFHITNTLRLHAFGYGEMEYEPVR
- a CDS encoding AAA family ATPase, with amino-acid sequence MEQSGIEVRKYWDAAGGRMVIIVRNNGQSVCQATVEDAYPADISGLLCFAKSGGIVPAATASAGKITWRVAGLKPGEVRELVYTSLPRETLRDPSSKKRPTDRDAALLSTMGGLPPRLIFEDTAIDPIAKIPPPEIPAPSPEQPPAGEEPARELPAAEKAAVVISVGAGKGGTGKTTFSINLGIALAEMGFDTVLLDADTSMSNMASYMGIDVQCMKATLHEVLSGKAEPDKAVYRAFNNRLRIVPSGLSIAGFLGMDRNLLGDVISHFSRDADFIVIDTPAGYNKEVALSLYASDYLLLVLNPDEGSMIDGLKVQEMARILDVRVPGIVLNRYDMTGHQYSRSQIEQYFGTPVIAMLPEDGDMRRKDKVPAILASPCSKTSKEIYHVAETISGRKRDTQPVAKPFATRLMEALFKQ
- the larB gene encoding nickel pincer cofactor biosynthesis protein LarB — protein: MSVHDVLEKVKRGEIGVEEAERLLKIDYVERIGNHTVFDMSREARSGIPEVIYAEGKTPAKVGEIVEAVVRQKGMISVSRASEADHAEIIRRIGSDGVIHRPEARMIVVDRRKEKPAKTGKVGVLTAGTSDIPVAEEAAIIAEVMGCEVIRGYDVGVAGIHRLLDPLKLMISEGVACIIVVAGMEGALPSVVAGIAPVPVIGVPTSIGYGLGAGGIGALTTMLQSCSPGLVVVNIDNGFNAGATAALIARLKNS
- a CDS encoding DUF460 domain-containing protein, which produces MPAQTTNVIFGVDIVHGSSRSRETPRYALVILNGEVERFPDISLFKLLRMIRQYRPDILAVDSITELAPNRKELIALLKRLPADVRLVQVTGNEHQEPLTRLAKDRGITFNPLNPVEEAFACACLAAMGVGYIVSVFEDRTIIKVSRARSLGRGGWSQNRYRRKVQGRVREKVRDIEAKLKAIDHEASVTQGFGGLVNGTFVVNKKRSELGALIHNSREEDVQVTVTSVEKDTIEFIPLEKKVREHLIVGVDPGTTIGVAVLNLQGELKGLISSRVMSIPDVIEYIREFGKPVIVATDVVPPPDTVEKIKRSFKATLFAPDERISVDEKVRLGKPYGYNNDHERDALSAAVKAFNTYKNKFAQIDRKAPSHLANDVKAMAIGGTAIDAAISRLIPKPAAKSRATAPAPGPVEGNADVEARLAELREQIRKKDEQIENLRAYVSELKREARDARQRLEARERKLNSLQQRGLDDLRKSKEITIRDKEIDRLKKEVYDERKRNAELRSNIDRLKQIRVLEFRGDKSPVKIIENLSKDAIMACDKKLGLKPGDIVFIRDAGGGPQAASMLIEKGVRVVIRGTFMSHLAEEKFLEAKMPVVSKEDVGLKLVDDFAVLDSHKLDAAIERWKQLLAKREKEKNVEWFNGIIADYKSERRREYRKEQRQSVNQYLGDYTDEE
- a CDS encoding UPF0280 family protein encodes the protein MRKTAKYQIRETIITVIADEPYHPVCLDTIYRVRGELEAFIARDPYFQSTLEPYECPADAPDVVRRMCAATAKAGVGPMAAVAGTIGCMAVEAMAAAGAKYALVDNGGDIALVNDEPVVVGIYAGESPIKGLGLEIPPRDTILGVCTSSATVGPSISFGNSDAALVISDDVSLADAAATALGNRIVDVASLATAFDFLKEIPEVTGAVGIIGDKMATYGRLPKIVRAHVDYEKITKGD